In Bacteriovorax stolpii, a single genomic region encodes these proteins:
- a CDS encoding signal peptidase II, whose product MFKKGILISLCLFALVLVIDFVWKAQMMTGESAHINRGFIFGTLQDLPASLTLVTLCSMGGLLVFVYVMMIILLPAELLLLKAGLGLLSGGVLGNVVDRAIHGGTLDFLPMQIPGLPPIVFNPADVFQWFGAAIIVVKLITKEKIIWYPENQRGFGLVNAKEQMKFALKFATISLCTCLVLGLFSLSYLTLTLQSINIHSKSTVIGFAISYLAITLLFTAVSFIAGLLLSQRTAGPLYAFEKYVEDLLNGDQRELKLRQGDNFKHLENVALNLKNHLNKK is encoded by the coding sequence ATGTTTAAAAAAGGTATTCTGATTTCTCTTTGCTTATTCGCCCTTGTCCTCGTCATCGATTTTGTCTGGAAAGCTCAAATGATGACGGGGGAATCGGCCCATATCAATCGCGGATTTATTTTTGGAACTCTTCAAGACCTGCCGGCCAGTTTGACGTTAGTCACTCTCTGCTCAATGGGTGGGCTCTTAGTTTTCGTTTATGTCATGATGATCATTCTCCTTCCTGCAGAACTTCTACTTTTAAAAGCCGGGTTAGGACTTCTTTCTGGTGGTGTTTTAGGAAATGTTGTCGACCGTGCGATTCATGGCGGGACATTAGACTTTCTTCCCATGCAAATCCCGGGATTGCCTCCTATCGTTTTTAATCCCGCGGATGTCTTTCAATGGTTTGGAGCTGCGATCATTGTCGTTAAATTGATTACAAAAGAAAAAATCATCTGGTATCCAGAGAATCAAAGAGGTTTTGGTCTGGTTAATGCCAAAGAACAGATGAAGTTCGCTTTAAAGTTTGCGACCATCTCACTATGCACATGTTTAGTCTTAGGACTCTTCTCTCTTTCGTACTTAACACTAACTCTTCAATCAATTAACATTCACAGTAAATCGACTGTCATTGGTTTTGCTATCAGTTACCTGGCGATCACTCTGCTCTTTACAGCTGTTTCCTTTATTGCCGGGCTGCTTTTATCACAAAGAACTGCAGGACCTCTCTACGCCTTTGAGAAGTATGTTGAAGACTTACTTAATGGGGATCAAAGAGAATTGAAATTAAGACAAGGGGACAATTTCAAACATCTTGAAAATGTCGCCCTTAATCTTAAAAACCACCTGAACAAAAAGTAA